GTGTCGTGGCCGTGTATGTTGAGCAGCCCTCGACGGCCTGGCAGCGAATCTTTGTCGATCCCTATCGGGCCCGGGTCACGGGGGTGCGCAGCTACGGAGCTGGCGAGTGGGTCCCACGGTATTTCATGGATGCCGTCTTTTCGCTGCATTTTCAACTCTTGGCCGGTGTGAACGGCGTGACGCTGGCGGCGATTGTGGCGTGGCTGCTGATCCTCTCGTTGATCACGGGCGTGATCGTCTGGTGGCCTGTGAACGGCCAGTGGCGGCAGGCGCTGGTCATCAGGCGGCCGGCCATACCCTTCCGTCTCCTGTTTGATCTCCATAAGACGGTCGCGCTCTATCTCTGTCTTGCGATCGGGGCGATCTTGCTGTCGGGTGCCTATATGAACTGGGCAGATCCCATCGTCTGGGTGACACAGCTCATGTCTCCGGCAACACGCGGGCCTGCGGAGGCCCCTCATTCCACCCCGCTTGCCGGTGGGCATCCGATCAGCCCGGAGCAGGCGGTGGCGTTGGCGGCGGCTCGCTATCCGGAGGGCCGACTGAGGTCGATCTCCATGCCGGAAGATGCAACAGGCGTCTATCAGGTCGGGCGGGAAGGCGTGCCGGGATTGAGCACGTTTTGGTCGGAACGGATCGTGAGCGTGGATCAATACAGTGGTGCGATTCTCGACGTGCGGGCCCCCGATACGAGGCGGAGCGCCGGAGAAACGTTTATCGATTGGCAATGGCCCCTGCATTCGGGGCAGGCGTTCGGGATGCCCGGCCGCCTGCTCGTGTGCGCCAGTGGCCTGGCCTGTCCGGTCATCTATGCCACCGGGTTCCTCATGTGGTGGCGTAAGCGGCGTGGGCGCGAGCGGCGGGCGGTTGTGCCGATGTCATAACTCGCGCTCCGGCAGTTCGAATGGCATTAGCAGGGAGCGGGGCGACTCGCGGCCGTTCCCTGGAGGAGGTATCGTGTCTGCTCATCAATCACCCGATCGTCCTGAGCCTCGCAAATCCGGCATTCACGACGCCGATTTGGACGGGTTGGCGATTCGTCGTCCCGCTCCCGGTGAGCCCTCGCCTGCCGGTCGGCGCCGGTGGATCTGGCTGACTCTGGCCGTTCTGTTGGTTGCGGCCGGATTGGCCTGGAGCAGCGCCTGGCTGCGACCGGATCAACGGGTCGAGGTGGTTCCGGTGATTCGCATGCCGTCAGGGAGCGGGGCAGGCCTGGCGGCGACCGGGTATGTGGTCGCGCAGCGGCAGGCCTCGATTGCGTCCAAGGGCACCGGACGATTGATCTATTTCGGCGTCAACGTCGGCGATCGCGTGAAGGAGGGCCAACTGATCGCGCGGATCGAACACGACGACATGGATGCGCTCTATCGGCAGGCCTTGGCCCGGTTGGGTGTGGCGCGGGCGCAACTGGGTGCCGCAAAGCCGGAGCTCGAAGAGGCGACGCTGAGTTTCGAGCGGGTGAGGACGCTCCTGGAGAAGTCGTTTGTCACCAAATCGGAGTACGACATGGCCTCGGCCCGTCTGCGTCGTGCCGCCGCTGCCGTGAAATCGGCTGAAGCGGCAGTCACGGCGGCGGAGGCCGAACGCCAAAACGCGACGGTCCAACTTGACAATACGAGCATCCACGCGCCGTTCGACGGGGTCATCGTGAAGAAATTGGCCGAGATCGGCGAGGTCGTGTCACCGTTCACCGCCACCGTCCGTTCCGGAGGGTCCGTGGTGAACATGGTCGACCCCTTGTCCGTGACGGTCGATGCGGAGGTGTCGGAATCAATGATTCACCGCGTGCGGGCTGGTCAGCCGGCGGAGATTCAACTCGATTCGGTGCCGGGGCACCGATATCAGGGCGAAGTGCAGCAGGTGATGCCGATCGCCGATCGCGCCAAGGGGACAGTGCTCACGCGCATCCGATTTCGTGACCTGGATGATCGGGTGCGGCCTGAGCTGAGCGCCAAGGTCACGTTTGGTCCTGTTCCCGGGGCGCCGGCAGAGCCGGGGGAGGACTGGGGTGTGCCATCCACCGCCGTGGTGACCCGCGAGGGGCGATCGGTGGTGCTCGTTGTGCGTGCGGGTATCGTGGCGGAAGCGGTGGTGCAAGTCGGGACCCCCGCGGCCGGGATGGTCCCCGTGCATGGACCCCTGTCGCAGACCGATGAAGTCATTGTCGCGCCGACCGAGACCGTGCATTCCGGCAGCACGGTGTCGGTCATCCGTCGTGTCTCGTAACGAGTCCGTCCATGTTTGATCCGGTCGTCAGTCTCAGAAGGTCACCAAGAGTTATAGCGTGCCGGCACTCAGGTGTCGGTCCTGCAGGATTTGTCCGCTGGCATTCCGGCCAGCACCTTTACTCGCGATCATGGGACCGTCCGGGTCCGGCAAGAGTACGTTGCTGAACGTAATGAAGCGGGGATCGATCGGCCGACGGAAGCGGATCGGTGGTGGTGGCGGAACCAGGCTGGACGGCTTGTCGAAGGTGAGATGGCGCGGTGGCGCGCGCCACATCAGGTATGTGTTTCAGACCTACAACCTCATTCCGGTGCTGACGGCGGCGGAAATGTGGAAATTGCCGCTGGCCCTGACATCGACGCGGCGGGAGCGCGCCGACCGTGTAAAGATAACCGCTACGGCTGGTCGGGCTGGAGTGATCGTATGGATCACTATCACGGCAGGTGTCCGGTGGCCAGGAGCAGCGGGTCGGCGTGGCGCGCGCCATTGTCAGCGACCCGACCATGATCCTCGCGGACGAGCCGACCGGAAACCTCGATCGCGAATCGGCCGACGACATCCTCACTCTCCTGGCCAGGTTGAACCGTGAATTGGGCAAGACCATCGTGATGGTCACGCACGATCCCCGCGCGTCCGAGCGGGCGCAGATGATCCGGCATCTCGAAAAGGGGCTGTTGGAGTTGCCGCCATGACACTGATCCGCTTGATGCTTCGGAACACGATCCGGCGGCCGGTGCGTCTGGCGCTGACGATCGGCGGCCTGGCGATGGTCGTCTTGGCCTTCGGGTTGTTGCGGCTGACGCTGGATGAATGGCACAGCGGCGTGAAGGCGGCGGCCAACAATCGCTTGATCACCGTCCATGCCATGTCCGATTCACTGCTTCTGCCGTTGTCGTATCGAGAGCGGATAGCGGTAGTCCCCGGTGTGCAGGTGGCGCATTACGGCAATGTGTTCGGCGTCGAGTACCGGGATGCGAAGGAATCGTTCGGGGCGTTTGCGGAGCAGATGAGCACGTTCTTCGAGACGTACCCGGAAGTCATCTTGAACGAAGCGGATCGTCTGGCGTTGCTGAAGGATCGGGGCGGATGCCTTATCGGACAGAAACTCGCCGCCCGCTTCGGCTGGAAGGTCGGTGACGTGATCCCGCTCAAGGGCACGACCCATCCTGGGAACTGGGAGTTGACCGTACGCGGCATCTACCGCAGCAGCAGCCCCGGCATCATGGGTGAAGGCGAACTCTATGTGCATTGGCAGTTTGCCAATGAGCGTCTGAGGACGACGGCGCCGGATCGAGCCGACCAAGTGGGTTGGTACGTCGCCACGACGGCGCCGGGCGTGAATCCCCGCAGCGTGGTCGCCGCCATCGATGCCACCTTTGCCAACTCATTCGCGGAAACCAGGACGGAGCGCGAACAAGCCTATATTGCCGGCTGGGTCGCGCGCTCGGGCGCGTTGCTCGATGCATTGGATTGGTTGTCCGGCGTGATGAACGGCATCGCGGCCCTGGTTCTGGTCAATGCGTTGGCGATGGCGGTGCGCGAGCGAACGAGGGAATATGGGGTGATGAAGACCCTGGGCTTCCAGCCGCGCCATTTGGTGGCGCTCGTCCTGGGGGAGTCGCTGCTGGTGGCGCTGGGCGGCGCTCTGGCCGGGTTGGGATTGTTGTACCCGGCGGCGCGGCTCTATGCGGTCATGGTCGCAGGTGGAAAAACGGTAGGCGCCTATGAGATCACCGCCGAGACGATCGGGATGTGTCTGGGTGTAATGGTCCTGGTCGGCCTGCTGGCTGCCCTCTGGCCCGCCGTACGTCTCAGCCATATGACGACGTTGGAAGGGTTGCGTCACAGGGGATAACGTCGCGAGGTCGGCCGGTGTTGTGGAGCGTGTACAGTCTGCGGAATCTCTGGGCGCGCCGCGTCACGACCCTGCTCACGCTGCTGGGGCTTGGGCTCGTGGTCTTCGTGTTCGTGGCCATTCTGATGCTGGCGCACGGCTTGGAGCGGACGATGGGCAGGACCGGGGATCCTGCCAACGCGATCGTGATGAGTAAGGGAGCGCTCTCCGAAATCGAAAGCAGCCTGTCACGCGATCACACCGGGGTGCTGGCGGCACAGCCGGAGGTCATCACCCTGGCGAACCATCAGGCCGCGGCGGTGCGGGAAATTGCTTTGCAACTCACCTTGCGCAAGCAGGGAGGCGGAAGCCTGGCCAGCCTGTCGCTGCGTGGATCTTCGCCCGATGCCTTTGCCGTGCGCCCCCCGGTGCGCATCGTCCAAGGACGTCTGTGGCAGCCGGGCACGACGGAGGTGATTGTCGGCACCCAGGTGGCCAAGCAGTTTCCTGAAGCCCGTCTGTCCGAAACGCTGCGGTTCGGGCGGCGGGAGTGGACGGTAGTCGGGATCTTCGAGTCGGAGGGCAGCGGCTTCGACTCCGAGGTGTGGGGCGATGCGGAGCAGATGATGGCCACGTTCCATCGCACGGCGTTCTCGTCCATGACCATACGGTTGGCCGATCCGACTGTGCTGCCGGCATTCAAAGCGCGGCTGGAGCGAGATCCCCGGTTCAAAGTGTCAGTGAAGCGCGAGCCGGAGTATTACGAAGGCAAGGCCGAGGGGCTGGCCAGGCTGATTCGCGTGACCGGCTTATTCCTGACCGTGGTGTTCAGCGTCGGGGCCATGCTCGGGGCGACGATGACCATGTCCGCCTCCGTCGCGCATCGCACGACGGAGATCGGCACACTTCGCACCTTGGGATTTACGCGCAGCCACATTCTGCAGGCCTTTCTGCTCGAATCGATTCTACTGGGCCTTGCCGGAGGACTGCTGGGTGTGGCTGGCGCCGCCCTGCTCAATTCCATGACGATTTCGACCGTGAACTGGGATACCGGCGCCGAGTTGGCCTTTGCATTTCATCTCACCCCCGCGATGGTCGGCGAAGGATTGCTCTTCGCCGCCGGCATGGGAGTCATCGGGGGCCTCGTGCCCGCCGCACGGGCGGCACGTATCGAGATTGTCCACGCACTCGGACAACGGACGGTCTAGAGTTGCTCAGGTCTGTGCTACACAATCTGTAGCAGCCATGAGCACCCATCCGTAGGCAGCCCGCGGAGCGTCTGTTATAAGCTCGCGCAGGAGTCTGTCTCATGTCTCGCCTCAATCGATCCTGGCAAGCCTGCGTTGCGCTGCTGCTCTTCCTCCCGGTGTGGTGGTGGGTCGGGCTGCCGCCGCTCTGGAGCCCGGTCGATCTGGCCGAACACTATGTCACGACGCCCGAAGAAGAGCATTGCAATGAGGTCTGTCCGCATCCGATTTCTTTGGTAGATCCGCCGCAGGCCTCGTCGCTTCAAGCCGTTGTCTATGATTGTTCCCATCCGCCGGCGTGTCTCGTCACGCGCCTGCCCCACCTCCGCAAGCTTCGACCTCCACCGCCGAAGCTGATCACCGCCACACTGCACAGTCTCCGTGCTCCTCCCGCGCTGATGCTCGCGTAACACCCCGGTTCGCCCATATGAGGCCGACGGCTGTTCGGGCGAAGTCTGTCTTCGCGCTGGCCTCAGACCCATTCGCATCAACGAGGAGCATCACGATGTTGTGTTCAGTCATGTCTCTGTCCCGTGAGTTCACCGGTATCAGTCGAGGCCGTTCGGTGACGACTGCCGTCATTGTCCTTCTTCCCATGCTCTCTGCCTGCATCGGACCCCATGTCCAACCGGCGCCAGCGCCGCAAAGTCAGGCAGGCATCGTCGAGCCGGCGGATCGCGTTGATCCTGCTCCGCAAGCCGAACAGATTCCATCGCAGACAACCGCTCCCTCGGCGCCTCTGCCCTTGCCGGTTTTGCCGGTGGAGGTCGCTCGATCCGAGGGGCTTCAGGAGGCGGGAGACATCCCGGTGATCGAAGCCGAGCCTGTGATCGTGACCGCACAGCGCGAGTCGTATGCCGTGGATTCAGCCTTTACGGCGACGAAGACTGATACTCCGCTGATGGAAACGCCGATGGCCGTGCAGGTGGTTCCGAAGCAGGTCCTGCAGGATCAGCGGGTGAATCGACTGCAGGATGCCTTGCAGAACGTGAGCGGAGTGCGCTCCAACAACAATGACGTCGAAGGGTATGTCTACAAGTTGCGGGGGTTTAACAGTCTCCATGTCTTCCGCAACGGTCTGACCTTGGCGGGCGGCCTTGGCTCCAACCCAGGGATTCATGAGACCGCGAACCTCGAACGGGTGGAGGTGCTGAAAGGGCCGGCCTCCGTGCTGTTCGGGCGAGCGGAGCCGGGCGGGTTGATCAACCTCGTCACCAAACGTCCCCTTGCGACACCATATTACAAGCTGGAGCAGGAATTCGGCTCCTATGATCACTATCGAACGGTCTGGGATGCGACCGGACCGTTGAATCAGTCCGGCACGATCGGCTACCGATTGTCGGGCGCCTATCAGGACTATGGCTCGTTTCGAGATTTTCAGGGCGGGCGGCGGGTGTTTCTCGCGCCGGTCCTAGCCTTCAAGCCGACCGATCGGACCGATCTGGTCATCGACCTGCAGTATTTGAGGAACGATGCGCAGAGCGATACGATCTTTCCGGCTCTCGGCAATCGCCCGGCGCCGCTCGCGCTTCACCGGTCGTTCCAGGAAGCCAACGATCCCCGCGACTGGACCGGCAATTTCAACCTCGGTTACGACCTGACCCACCGGTTCAACCAAAATTGGTCGCTCACCAGCCGCTTTCTGTTCAGTAAAGGCAGCATGAAAAAGCTGAACGTCTTCGCCACGGCGCTGGACGACGCGACCGGGGTGCTGGACCGCACCACGCAGTTCCAGAAGCTCATGAGCACCACCTACGCGACCAACCTGGATCTCAAGGGGAAGTTTGATGCGCTGGGCGCGAAGCATCAGGTCCTGGTCGGCGTGGACTACCTGCATGATGCCTACGACTATAGCTATGCGGAGGGCCTTTCGAATTTCCCCATCAATATTTTCAACCCTGTGTATGGCAGCGTTCCGACCTCGGCCTATGACGAGGCCTTAAACGGGGCTGGGTTTCGAAGTTTTGCCTCGTCTCTCGTGAAACAGGCTGGCGTCTATGTTCAGGATCAGATCACCCTCTTTGGCAAGTTGCATGTCTTGCTCGGGGGACGATACGACCATGCCGAAGTCGGGCAGGGCAACAGTGACGTCTCTCGCGAGGAGGCCATCACCGATCGCCACGGACGATTCGTGAGAACGGACGAGCAGTTCAGTCCGCGCGCCGGGATCCTGTATCAATGGACCGCGCAGTTGAGTACATACGCGAGCTATTCAAAATCCTTCGGTGCCAACAACGGTCGCTCGGCGACTGGGGAGGCGCTGCCTCCCGAGAGTGGTGAGCAGTTCGAAGTGGGCACCAAGACCGAGCTGTTCCAGGGATTCTCGGCCACCGTGGCCCTGTTTCATTTGATCAAGAAGAACATCCTGACACCGGATCTGACCACTCCGGATCCCACCGACGCTAGGGCGGTCGGCCAAGCGCGCAGTCAGGGTGTCGAAGTTGATCTTCTTGGTGCGGTGACCACGCAACTGGATCTAATCGTGACGTACGCGTATCTCGATACCAAGGTCACGCGGGACGACAGCGGCCTGCAGGGTAATCGGCTGGACAATGTGCCGTCGCATAGTGGGCGAGTCTTTCTTGTGTATCACTTCGGTGGCGAGGGCGGATTGGGCTGGCGGGTCGGTGGAGGCGTCTCGGCGGCCAGCGCGGTGTCTGGAGATCGGGAAAACACGTTCAATCTGCCCGCGTATTACAGGCTGGATGCCATGACGAGTTACACCGCCATGGTTGGTGGCCGGCGCCTGACGGCTCAACTCAACCTGCGCAATCTGACGAATACGAAGTACTTCGACGGGACCGATATCTTCTACAACCAGCGGTCGCCGCGGTTTGGCCTGTTTGCCGCACAGCCCCTCATGGCGTTCGGCACAATTCGAATGGAGTTCTAAATGCAGGCCGCTGCAGAAAGGAGCCGGTATGTTCACCAGACCGTTCTGGGTTCGGCTGCATCGCTGGGCCGGGCTGGCCATGGCCGGTTTGCTGATTGTGGTCGGCCTGACGGGAAGTCTGCTGGCGTTTTATCCGGAGCTTGAGCGACTCGTCCATCCACACTGGTATCCGGACCGCGCTCCGGCCACGTGGATGGGCGCCGGCGCGCTGGCAGAGAAACTGGAGAGGGCCGAGCCGCGATTGCGCGTCCAGCAGTTGTCGTTGCAGGGCTTCGACGGCGCGACCTCCGCCTGGGTGGAGCCTCGCCTCGATCCGGCTACCGGCAAGCTGTTCGAGCTGGGCTACGACTATGTCCTACTCGATCCGGCGACGGGCGCGGTGCTCGACCGGATTCGGTGGGGCTCGCTGCTGAACGGATGGACCGGCCTCATGTCTTTCGTCTACGCGTTGCACTATGCGTTGGCACTGGACATGCCGGGTGTCTGGATTCTGGGAATCTGTGCCCTGGTGTGGACGCTGGATTGTTTTGTCGGGTTGTATCTGACCTTCCCGGCCCGGCGGTCTCGTGAAGCACACGCGCACTTGCAGCCGGCTCCCGGCGATGCAAGCTGGTGGGCGCGTTGGAAGCGAGCCTGGATCATCAAACCCGGCAATGCCCAGCGCGTCAATTTCGACCTCCACCGGGCAGGCGGTTTGTGGTTGTGGCTTGCCCTAGTGCTGTTTGCCTGGTCGAGCGTCTACATGAACCTGTGGGATACGGTGTACACCTGGACCACGCGGGCGTTCTTCGACTACCGCACCTATTGGACGGAGTTTCGACCACGGCCCGCTCTGATGGAGCGGACAGGGTTGGATTGGCTGGACGCGCAGGCGGTCGGGGAGCGGCTCATCGCGGAGCAAGCCGCGTTGCAGGGCTTCATGGTGAAGCGGCCGGTGGTGCTTCGGCTATATCGTGATCTCGGCGTCTATCAGTACCAGGTTGAGACCGATCGGGAAATCGACGATCGTCCGCGTCGATACGCGACGCAAGTCTTTTTCGACGCCGACTCGGGTGCGCTACGCCTCGCGCTGCTGCCTCGCGGCCAATATGCTGGCAACACCATCAGCAATTGGCTCTATGCACTGCATATGGCCAATGTGTTCGGCTTGCCCTATCGGATCTTTGTCTGTTTCCTGGGAGTCGTCGTCGCGATGCTTTCCGTCACGGGCGTGTACCTCTGGGTGAAGAAACGCCGATCCAGGGCCATGGCGCAGGCCCGGTTACTTCGGCTGCCGGACGTGCAGTCGGCTAGGCCATCGGGTCACGCAGATCTGAAGAGTTCTGCGAATTTGTAGCAGCCGTGAGCAGGCGTCGGTAGACAAGCTCTGAGGATGGGCATACAAGAACGCGTACAGAGGAAAACCCTGACGATGCAGATGTGGTTCCCCAAACGCTGGCCGGTCCTTCTCTCCATTCTGGTCGCAGGAGTGTATCTCTCGCTGACGCTCATGGCCGCCGGCTGCCTGATGAGCCATGCCGCCGAGTCCGGTCACCATGACCACCATGCGGCGGGCAATTCCGGCTCCTTACTCTGCGCCGTTTCCTGTCAGGCCACTTCCGATTCAGACCTCGTCTTGCCGGCTCCGACCGGCATTCCCTTAGCCACCGCCTTCATCATCGCGCCTTCAACTTCCGCGGATCTTTCCGCCGAAGTGGCCTCGGCGCGTCAGCCACGCGCACCGCCTGTCCCAGCCCTGGGATAGTTCAGGTGGACTGCGCGTCCTTCTCGAATCATCTGTCATAGCGTCGCTCGTTCCGCTCCGGTCTGTGAAGGCCTTGTCGGACAAGCCGACGTGCATTCGATCTGAGCTTTCTCGCTATCTGGAATCGAGTCCGCAGGACGGGTGACGTTCGCGGACTCCCCGGGGCGCAGGTTCTTCTCCGGGAGCCTCCGCTCCGGACCCATCGAGCGGGGACGATGGCGCCGCTGTCCGGCCGGACCGGTCGCCATCAGAGGAGATGCGTCAATGGAGCCTCCGCTCCTGCGAGTCAAAGAAGCGGCGCAGTTGCTGAGCGTCAGTAAGTGGACGATCTACCGTTGGATCGAAGAAGGACGGTTGGAAGCCAGCAAGATCGGCGGTGGCAGCCTGCGAATCTTCCGCGTCTCGGTGATGGCGTTGGTCGACGAGAATCGGACGGAGCAGGCGAGCGGGGCACCGAGGTCCCGAGCCGCCGTGGTTCGCCTCAGTCGAGCGCGCGCGAAGAAACGTCTGTGATGTTACGGTGTCGGGTCCCGAAGTTGTGCACCCTTCTTCCGGACCTGCCTCCCGAGGCGATGGGGTGGCCTCCCCCATTGCCTCGGCCCTTCGGGGCTTCGGCAGAGACGAGGCTGAATCTGTGAAGGTGTGAACCAGCGATGAGCTTGATGGATGTCCATCAGAAAACCATAAACAAAATAGGGGGCCTATGTGTGGGGTATGACCTACCTCCTCGCAGGATCCCCGCAGGGGAGCGGAGGGTTGGCCGCTCCCCCAATAATCGGCTCCCTGCCATGGCAGCAACGGCCCTGCTCTTGGCTCTGCTGTTGACCGGCGGCTGGTGGTCGGATGCGGCCCTAGCACTGGATGAAGCGGGTTGGGGCCGAGTGTTGGCCGCCGGTGGTCAGGCCCGCGAGGCCGCCCGGTTCGAAGAGTCCGAACGTATCCTGACCGAAGCCTTGGCGCAGGCGAGGAGGGACGGGTCTCAGGATGTCTACCTGGCCGAGGCCTCGAACGAACTCGGCTTGGTCTACCACGATCAGGGACAGCTCGATCAGGCCCAGTCCTACTATGAGCAGGCGTTAGGCCTCTGGGAACGTACGCTGGGGTCCGAACATGAGCATGTCGCTGCCGCGCTGAACAATCTGGCGGAGGTGCATCGAGCCAAAGGCGACCTCCAGGCTGCCGAGTCGTTATTTCGCCGCGCCTCCGCGATCGAGGGGCGCATTCTGGGGGCCGCGCATCCGGACGTAGCCGTAGGCCTAAACAATCTGGCCGAACTCCATCGACAGCAGGGGCGCGAGGCGGAAGCGGAATCCCTCTATCGGCGGGCCTTGCTGATCTTGGAGCAGGCCTACGGGCCGGGTCATGCAGATTTGGCCCCCGTGCTGAACAATCTCGCCGCGCTGTACAAGGAGCGGGGGTTGTTCAGTTGGGCCGAGCCCTTCTATCAGCGCGCGTTGGCGGTTCGTCGCGCGCGCTTCGGCGTGAGCCATCCGTCCGTGGCGGTGAGTTTGAACAACCTCGGGTGTCTCTATCAGACCCAAGGGCTCTATGAACTGGCGAGGACGTACTTCGAGGAGGCGCTCTCCGTGAGCGAAGGGGTATCGGGGCGGGAAGCCACGCTGGTCGGGACGATCCTCGGCAATATGGCGTACCTCTCGGATCAACAGACTCTGTGGCATGAATCGCAGGGTTTGTATGAGCGAGCGTTGGTGATTCAGCAAGCGCGGCTCGGATTCCAGCATCCGGTCGTCGGTCAGTTGCTCTCCCGCTATGCCATGGTATTGGAGTTGTTGGGAAGGCATGTCGAGGCGGGGCTGTTCGCGGCCAGGGCCGCGTCGATCCGATCACGGCAAACCTCGATGCCTGGACAGACCGATCCGTCCGATCGACGGATGGTGATGAATCCCTTCGTCCGGTAGAGAGCGGACGGACGCGAAAGGAGCAAGCCATGCAAGGTGGATTGGCAGCGGTCGTCGGTTCCTTTCCGCACAGGACCTCTGAGCTCGCCGAGTATCCTGGGTTGAAGGTGGCAGTGGTGCGGTTGCTCACGATCGCCCTCCATATCAGCGGGGAGCAAGGCGTAGGTGTTCGGGAGGTGGCCATGCCGCTTCCGACAGGCTATCGGGCCTGGCCGAGCTACTCAGCCCTCGTCCAGTCGGCAGCCGGTTGTCGGCGTATCCATTGTTATGTGAGTTCGAAGGCGCTCTGTACCGGGGATGACCGAGCCTTTCCTGTCGGGACGTCGTTCGTCGTCGAGACCTATGCCTACGACGGCCCGGGTAGGGCGAAGGTGCCGGCGTCGGGCAATGCGACGGGGCCTGAGTTCATATTCGTGATGGGGAAATATGCCAGCATGAGTTCGGAGGATGATCGCGCAGAGCGGTGGCAGACCTGGATGTATGCGAGTTACGGCCAGGACGGCCTGCCTCTGGCCGCCGCGGCAAGCTCATGCGGGTTCTGCCGATTGTCTTGACGCGTGGGGCAAAAAGATTGGGCTGCGACTGGTGGACGGGACCTGGGTTGGACTGCGCTGACCACGCAGTGGGTTCCGATAGAGGGACGCGTACTACCCATATGCGTCCCTCTGCCACCTCGTTATGACCTGACAAATGGCTCGCGCAGGAGTACAATCCCCCGGCCTGGTACCAATTGAAGAGCAGAAGGGAGGGAAGAATATGATCAACTATGGGAGTCGATTCGCGCTGTGTGCCGTTGTCGCAACGGCCTTAGCCTCGCCGACCGGCTTAGTCTGGGCCGGAAAAGATGGGCACGTGAAAGAGACCGTCGCGCATGCGAAGGAAGCCTTGGCGCACGAGAAGGAAGCGATCAAGCATCTCGAGGAATCGGTGAAGGCGAGCAATGATGCCCATGCCAAGGAAGCGCTGGAGCATGCGAAGGAAGCCGTGAAGCATGCCGAGGAATCCCTGGCTCATGCCGAGCAGGCCTCGGGGAAGAAAAGCGCGAAGGGCAAGTAGGCGAATACGTCGAACGATCTTGTAGTACCGGTGAGCAGCCGTCGGCGCCGGGCGGTAGACGCGCTTCCTGAGCGGGACTATAACTCGGACGCTCGCGGAGATTTTTCGGTGCGACGACTTCTCTCCTCTACCCTCTATATGGTAATGGTCTTGGGTGTCTCGACGGCGCTGGCCGGGGACGGGTCCCTGGAGCAGCTCCTGAGGGCGGAGGTCTTCAATCGGGAGTTCGAAGGGTTCGAGGCGTACTATGTGAGCATCGAGGCCGACCAGCCGCAGAGCGACGGCTCGCGGGAAGTGTTGGCGGTCGCGAGCGGAAAATTTTTAGACAAGATCAAGCGAATGAAAGTGCTGTTTCTTATCGTAGGCCAACAGATCATCGGGGGGCAGGTGCTCGAGGGCACGGGACTGCCTCCTTGTCTGTCGGCCGAGCATCGTCCGTCTTCATCTCTTTAACCTGACAGGAGGCGTGCATTATGTTGAGCAGGATCGTATCGGGCATTGTGGCAG
This region of Nitrospiraceae bacterium genomic DNA includes:
- a CDS encoding TonB-dependent siderophore receptor, with the translated sequence MLCSVMSLSREFTGISRGRSVTTAVIVLLPMLSACIGPHVQPAPAPQSQAGIVEPADRVDPAPQAEQIPSQTTAPSAPLPLPVLPVEVARSEGLQEAGDIPVIEAEPVIVTAQRESYAVDSAFTATKTDTPLMETPMAVQVVPKQVLQDQRVNRLQDALQNVSGVRSNNNDVEGYVYKLRGFNSLHVFRNGLTLAGGLGSNPGIHETANLERVEVLKGPASVLFGRAEPGGLINLVTKRPLATPYYKLEQEFGSYDHYRTVWDATGPLNQSGTIGYRLSGAYQDYGSFRDFQGGRRVFLAPVLAFKPTDRTDLVIDLQYLRNDAQSDTIFPALGNRPAPLALHRSFQEANDPRDWTGNFNLGYDLTHRFNQNWSLTSRFLFSKGSMKKLNVFATALDDATGVLDRTTQFQKLMSTTYATNLDLKGKFDALGAKHQVLVGVDYLHDAYDYSYAEGLSNFPINIFNPVYGSVPTSAYDEALNGAGFRSFASSLVKQAGVYVQDQITLFGKLHVLLGGRYDHAEVGQGNSDVSREEAITDRHGRFVRTDEQFSPRAGILYQWTAQLSTYASYSKSFGANNGRSATGEALPPESGEQFEVGTKTELFQGFSATVALFHLIKKNILTPDLTTPDPTDARAVGQARSQGVEVDLLGAVTTQLDLIVTYAYLDTKVTRDDSGLQGNRLDNVPSHSGRVFLVYHFGGEGGLGWRVGGGVSAASAVSGDRENTFNLPAYYRLDAMTSYTAMVGGRRLTAQLNLRNLTNTKYFDGTDIFYNQRSPRFGLFAAQPLMAFGTIRMEF
- a CDS encoding PepSY domain-containing protein, encoding MFTRPFWVRLHRWAGLAMAGLLIVVGLTGSLLAFYPELERLVHPHWYPDRAPATWMGAGALAEKLERAEPRLRVQQLSLQGFDGATSAWVEPRLDPATGKLFELGYDYVLLDPATGAVLDRIRWGSLLNGWTGLMSFVYALHYALALDMPGVWILGICALVWTLDCFVGLYLTFPARRSREAHAHLQPAPGDASWWARWKRAWIIKPGNAQRVNFDLHRAGGLWLWLALVLFAWSSVYMNLWDTVYTWTTRAFFDYRTYWTEFRPRPALMERTGLDWLDAQAVGERLIAEQAALQGFMVKRPVVLRLYRDLGVYQYQVETDREIDDRPRRYATQVFFDADSGALRLALLPRGQYAGNTISNWLYALHMANVFGLPYRIFVCFLGVVVAMLSVTGVYLWVKKRRSRAMAQARLLRLPDVQSARPSGHADLKSSANL
- a CDS encoding tetratricopeptide repeat protein; this translates as MAATALLLALLLTGGWWSDAALALDEAGWGRVLAAGGQAREAARFEESERILTEALAQARRDGSQDVYLAEASNELGLVYHDQGQLDQAQSYYEQALGLWERTLGSEHEHVAAALNNLAEVHRAKGDLQAAESLFRRASAIEGRILGAAHPDVAVGLNNLAELHRQQGREAEAESLYRRALLILEQAYGPGHADLAPVLNNLAALYKERGLFSWAEPFYQRALAVRRARFGVSHPSVAVSLNNLGCLYQTQGLYELARTYFEEALSVSEGVSGREATLVGTILGNMAYLSDQQTLWHESQGLYERALVIQQARLGFQHPVVGQLLSRYAMVLELLGRHVEAGLFAARAASIRSRQTSMPGQTDPSDRRMVMNPFVR